AAATATAAAGTCGGTGAGAGGCATTCTTCAAGTCAAAGGGCAATTtccagaaatagagagagacgtgtgAATGAAGtattgtgtgctgaaattgaaaacaaaaagattgaAGAAGTCGACTgggaggcaatgaagaaaccgtgtatgaatttgcaagaagttaggcatgaagttagtcaacaagttaggcaagaagttaggcatgaagacttggttgtttggtttgaattaataaaccaattgaataaaataagagaggaggaatgcaatgcaagacacggcaattaaagaggaattcaagtggccgaaattgaggtgtgaatgcaagaatgaagtgtgaaaccaattgaggtgtgaatgcaaattgagtgtgaatgcaagattgaagtgtgaaaccaattgaatgagagatgaactagccaagatgttcggctataaaatgggtgcagtccgaagcttacaaaaagaacaactaggacaactcaaacttagacaaatacaactcaacacacacaattttttgctatgtacttgaaagaattagttcctttttgttttaagaaattttgtttctccttttagtttcaaagctttgttgttttaacatttttattaagtgtattaagatttgttctagacttttatttcattaagagtaataccttaatattaagtgtgctagtttgtttcattactagtttatttcatgtaacaaaaagaaattattttagaagttttaatcaagtgtgctattttatttcataaagaattgttttagaagttctaattaattatgttaccttaatttattgcaagaaaggtttggttttaggcttttgtttttatttttgatttttctgaacatcatacgtggagagcagaggaattgttataaaaattttattaaaggtttagagattaattttcaagagtgatacgtgagaaattgttcctttttgtttcgaatttcaattgaatagtgaaaggaagttttcgtttagacttttcgttccctattttatttaacttcagtttaaagtttataaaatactttgagtttctgtttacttatttcgtgttatttatttttcttacttctttaaagttttcatttaatagtgattacaactgttatgtgttattttgagaattcgtgatttaattacaaagatgaattctagaatcttggttttgggcattttaaattttccgttcatgttttgtcaattactttcaaatttagttttattaatttctaagtttaatttattagtcctttacattctaatccaacaaacaaaaaattcaaaagacatgaatctagtccatgactagtacccttttccatccattgcatataccatcattttattttctctttgtgaagtttttcacattttttcaacgagtttaattttaagcaactttccctgaggagacgatctaggaatttattcctaattattacacgacatcctcctgcacttgggatagcattagtgctacttatttttgagtgagtcacacGGCCGCACCACCACGGCCAAGTTCTGGTTCTGAGATGGATCCATATCTGCATGCTTCAAAAAACCTGAAATAgattttcataatttgtttGATATATATGTGGCTCTGTTTTGTGGGAATTGAATGAACAtggtaaatatatattgttgaacGTGAATCCATAGAGGACTTTGAAAATGTTGTGTGCaaatgtggtttggttttgctCGGGTTTGTGTCGTGTAGGAGGCCAATGATATTGGTTTGATGTTGTTTTTTACGTTGGTTGATGACTACAAAATGTAAAGGTGTGATTCAAGTACAAAACCGTGGCTTTAATATTCGGTTATTGATGGCTTTAATATTTGGTTAatgatttgaatatatataaatttttttaaagaaatcttTGCACCATTATTTATTGGCACTTTTCTGCTGGATATGATTTGGTTTAATGAACTTGTTATGCAACTACTTGGTTAAAGGAGTTTATGTTATAGATTTTACTTGTTGAACGCCATAAGAGAAGAAATTTTTGAATGGAACAATGCAGATATTTAATCAACCAAGATATAGCTTATTTCATAGGAAAGTTACTAATTCCTCATCGCTTACTTCCACTACCTAAATTATAAACTATTAGCATCAATATATAGATTTAATTACGTCAAAAGTGGGCTAAATACATCAATCTTTGGTAATGAGTTTAATGAGTTTCTATTGTGGTGAAGCTtacatacaaaatttttatttatttggtagtGCCATAAAATGATACCAgacttattattttgttatggtcaattatggtttttttttttatttagtatgcCATTACCAAGTGTTTTTTCGTAATGTGGAGATAAAAGTGAACAACTTTTACAGGGCATGGGAGAAGGGGAAGAACATGCATTTGATAGACCAGAAGAGAGGGAAACTGAAGATGGCAGTCCAGGTGAACGGGAAATCGACGATTGCACTCCTGGTACATCACATGTAGTGCCATCGTCGAAAGGTGATGATATGATTGAGGAGCCAAAGTCGGGCATGGAGTTCAATTCATTTGAAGATTTGTTTAGCTATTATAAGCAGTATGCTAAGAAATGCAGGTTTGGGGTaatgacacaaaggagtgagaAGTCAGAGGATCAAAGTGTCAGATATGTTACTCTTGGTTGTGCACAGGGAAGGAAGGCACGGATTAAGACATCCAATGTTGCCAACCCACATCCGACGGGAAAGACAAACTGCAAGGCAAGAATAAATGTGTTGAGAGTCAATGGAAAGATGCGGTTGACAACAGTCAATAATTCACATAATCATGTTATCAGCCTACAGAAATCTCGCTTCTATCGATGTAACAGAGAAGTGAGTGAGACAGTTAAAAGAGTCCTTGACACCAACGATTTAGCTGGTATCCGACTGAACAAGAGTTACGGGTCTCTTGTAGTTGGCGCAGGTGGCTTTGAGAACCTGCCATTTCTGGAAAAGGATTGTCGCAATTACATCGACAAAGCTCgtcatctacgacttggtgcagGTGGTGCTGGAGTACTTCGTGATTATTTCTTAAGGATGCAGTACAAGAATCATGGATTTTTTGCATTGATGGATTTAGACAATGACGGgaggttaaaaaatattttttgggcagATCTACGTAGTCGGGCAGCCTATAagtattttggtgatgtcgtgacattcgacaccacatacctgactaataggtatgggatgccctttgcaccatttgttggtgtaaaccaccacggGCAGTCGATTCTTTTGGGAGCTGGGTTGATTTCCAGTGAGGACACGAAGACGTTTATATGGCTTTTCCAAACCTGGTTGCAATGTATGGACGGAGAAGCTCCAAAGGCGATTATTACTGATCAAGACagagcaatgaaaaatgcaattgctaTTGTCTTCCCGGAAACTCGACATAGATTTTGCCTATGGCATATACTGAAGAAGGCACCTGAGAAGCTTGGGGCATATGCTGCATATAAAAGTGGGTTGAAAACTGAGTTGATGAAATGTGTATACAACACACAAACTATTGAGGAGTTTGAAAAATGTTGGTCCGTGTTTATTAATACATACGACTTACATGAGAATGTGTggttgaaaaatttatatttggaGCGTGCGCATTGGGTACCGATTTTTCTAAAAAAGCATTTTTGGGCGGGAATGAGTACCACTCAGCGTAGCGAGAATATGAATGCTTTATTTGATGGTTATGTCCATTCAAAGACAAACCTGAAAGAGTTTGTCGACCAGTTCGACAATGCgctaaaaaggaaaattgagaatgaaaatcaaGCAGAGTTTCTTTCCTTTAGTGGCACCATTCCCTGCGTATCTAGATCGccaattgaaaagaaatttcagGTGTTGTACACGAACGCAAAATTTAAGGAAGTTCAACAGCAAGTTATCAGTGTGCTTGATTTGGATCCATCTTTACAGACAATGGATGGTGTAATGAAGAGTTATTTGGTAGAAGATAAAGTTCATATTCAGGAGTTCACAAAACAGGTTACATATTTTGTGGATTTTAATGTCGATGACTGCAATGCAAAGTGTTCATGTGGTTTATTTTAGATGAGGGGGAATACTGTGTAGGCATATTTTGGCTGTATTCAAGACAAACGGTATAAAATCATTGTCAGATCGGTACATTTTAGACCGATGGCAGAAGGACATCAAGAGAAGATACACGTTCATCCGATCTAGCTACGATGCGCAGGAtgagaggccaaatggtaaTAAACAATCAATTCTTCTGAATATGTGTTATGAGATGATAGATTATGCAGTGGAATCTGATAAGGACTTTGAAGATGCAAAGAAGAATATACATAAGATGACTGGATTATATCATCAGAACCATCGACCCTTATCTAGCGGCCAAACAAGTTTAGGCCaccaataaaatttacaattttatatttatttttttattttgtattttgtatttacAATTGCTATTTATTTTGGATTGACACAAAGTGTCgcttactttttttatattttttttgcaatGGCAAGTTTCGGAACCTGGGGTTACAATACTAGATAGGGCTGTAGTTGGTAGCTCACAACAACTCAAGAGTCCACTTGTTGTCAGAGGAAAAAGAAGACCTCCATCTCTTAGAAGAGCATCCAGGATGGAGACAGAAATGCGGAAGATTAAAGCCAAACAGAAGAAAGCACAAGTGGGAGGAAAACGCAAACAGGTGCATGTTTTAGCAAGCTTTAATAAAAACTGGTCTATAGGAATTTGGTGTCATTATGATAAAGTTTCACTTATTTCTAATTACGAGTTATAACTATTTACTCCACTTTTAACGAGATGACAATCATACAGTAGCTATGGGCACATATAGGAATTTATTTGGGCCATCAGAAGCATAAATAACCAATGACGGACAATTTACGGTATCATGTTTAGATATAAGCTCTTTTGgcatattttttgaaggagGTCAATATTTGTATTGTGATAAAATTCACTTATTGTTTAACAGGTCATGGACAGTAATGGGACCACGCAAAGTGTTCAGCCTATGTTTTCTGGTAGTCAAGAAAGTGTTCATCCTATGGTTGgtagtcaagaaagtgtaagatTTCTCACTTATCTAGGccatttttgtaatattatttattatttgataaagatttgtttatttgaatggaaatagattttttatgattggATGACACACAACCAAAGCTCCCTGGGTGGAGATGGGTCAAACGCATGGATGTAATGATTTTGTATATTTCACAAAAGAATTGTATTTACAAGGAGGCAAGCTGGTGCATGTTTTGTACACTACAAGATGTGGTCTATTTTTCCCCTTCTTACTTATTTGGGCAAGTTGCCTGTAATTTGTATAGAATGAAGTTAGATTTTGTATATTTGATCTGAGAATTTAAGTGGATGAAAGGAGGAGGCAAGCTGAAAAATGTTTGATGTTAGATtcgaatgtatatatatatatatatagatgacaGGAGAATTTGTGTTTTCTAGGAGGACATGATTTGATGCCAAAAGAATATAAGgggttatttttttgttgatgtGATCAAACGGTATAAAACTGAGGCATCACGTCTTTTGACTTGGTGCAACGTATTGTAGTTAGTGTATCCAACAGGTGCTTAtattttgcaatctttgttagGTGATGCCCAATAATTATTGTGGTGAAAGCCGATTGGGCAGGATTTGTCTTATAATCGTTGGTCTATTAGGAGTTGTCTTATATGGGTTGGTCTATTTTCAGTGTTATACAAGTTAATTTGTAATGAGAGGCCAAACATGTAGCATTGTAGTTTCTTGTAATCTTCTGTTGCCAGCCGATATTGACTACTAAGTATTCAATTGCTGTCAAAAGCTGGTATCCAATAATCAACAGCAAGTCATGGGTATTGGATTTTGCAATATGCTGATTCGAAACCCAAATAATCATGCCAAGGATACTGGGACCACATAAAGAAATGGTCTATATACATACAAAAGTGTTTAAAGTCCCACAAAATTCAcctgaaatttcaaatacataCACAAGTCCCAGGaaattggaaaagaaattggCTAATACATACAAAAGT
This is a stretch of genomic DNA from Carya illinoinensis cultivar Pawnee chromosome 3, C.illinoinensisPawnee_v1, whole genome shotgun sequence. It encodes these proteins:
- the LOC122304877 gene encoding protein FAR-RED IMPAIRED RESPONSE 1-like, with translation MGEGEEHAFDRPEERETEDGSPGEREIDDCTPGTSHVVPSSKGDDMIEEPKSGMEFNSFEDLFSYYKQYAKKCRFGVMTQRSEKSEDQSVRYVTLGCAQGRKARIKTSNVANPHPTGKTNCKARINVLRVNGKMRLTTVNNSHNHVISLQKSRFYRCNREVSETVKRVLDTNDLAGIRLNKSYGSLVVGAGGFENLPFLEKDCRNYIDKARHLRLGAGGAGVLRDYFLRMQYKNHGFFALMDLDNDGRLKNIFWADLRSRAAYKYFVRTRRRLYGFSKPGCNVWTEKLQRRLLLIKTEQ